A window of the Trichoderma asperellum chromosome 6, complete sequence genome harbors these coding sequences:
- a CDS encoding uncharacterized protein (EggNog:ENOG41) — protein MIKNPGHVCRGQGENSAKCSHCVAGHHRCEDLLVDRDGKIKPAARAVAAASLKVSRGEEVPEYEDLAARYNLLARREAKRRAPQSSASTTASAPASVVSTDALAGLIRRQNEILLDIRAELSAMRERSGAGTPPVEDSDVYEDDYEHGSEAGE, from the exons ATGATAAAGAATCCCGGCCACGTATGCCGCGGACAAGGTG AGAATAGTGCAAAATGTTCTCACTGCGTCGCTGGCCACCACAGGTGCGAGGAC CTGCTTGTAGACAGAGATGGCAAAATCAAGCCTGCAGCGcgcgctgttgctgctgcatcccTCAAAGTGTCCCGGGGCGAGGAG GTTCCTGAATATGAAGACTTGGCAGCCAGATACAATTTACTTGCTCGCCGAGAAGCCAAACGAAGAGCTCCGCAGTCATCTGCCTCTACCACTGCCTCAGCCCCCGCCTCTGTCGTGAGCACGGATGCTCTAGCTGGACTGATACGGAGACAAAACGAAATCCTTTTGGACATCCGCGCGGAGCTGAGCGCAATGCGCGAGAGGTCTGGCGCGGGGACACCGCCGGTGGAAGATTCAGATGTGTATGAAGATGACTATGAGCATGGCTCGGAAGCTGGGGAGTGA